The following are encoded in a window of Longibacter salinarum genomic DNA:
- a CDS encoding zinc ribbon domain-containing protein yields MPTAETKKSTVEDQLRALVRLQHIDNRIDQIQKLRGDLPDEIQDLEDEKAGLETRLEKFEQELKDKKVAKRQAELDIKEAEQLIEKYEQQQLQVRNNREYDALTKEIEAQKERIKNAKETIEESDRTLENNESAIEETQSRLDDLRDVLSENRDKLNDVLQETEDEESALSSIREEAEEQVDTRYLNAYTKLRNRLRDGRAVVPLKRGAAAGFAVPPQRQVEIRQRKHIVACEHTGRIIVDQDLYNETVDEMKERLDL; encoded by the coding sequence ATGCCGACGGCGGAAACCAAAAAATCGACGGTAGAGGACCAGCTCCGCGCCCTGGTTCGTCTCCAGCACATCGACAACCGCATCGACCAGATCCAGAAGCTCCGCGGGGATCTTCCAGACGAGATCCAGGATCTCGAGGACGAGAAGGCCGGACTGGAGACGCGCCTGGAGAAGTTTGAGCAAGAGCTCAAGGACAAGAAAGTCGCGAAGCGCCAAGCGGAGCTTGACATCAAAGAAGCTGAGCAGCTGATCGAGAAGTACGAGCAGCAGCAGCTCCAGGTACGCAACAACCGCGAGTACGATGCGCTGACGAAGGAGATTGAAGCGCAAAAGGAGCGCATCAAGAACGCGAAAGAGACGATCGAGGAGTCCGACCGGACGCTCGAGAACAACGAAAGCGCGATTGAGGAAACGCAGTCCCGCCTCGACGATCTCCGCGATGTCCTGTCGGAGAACCGGGATAAACTCAATGACGTCCTCCAGGAGACGGAAGACGAGGAATCCGCTCTCAGTTCGATCCGCGAGGAAGCTGAGGAGCAAGTTGATACTCGCTACCTGAACGCCTACACGAAGCTGCGCAACCGTCTCCGCGACGGTCGTGCGGTCGTGCCTCTGAAGCGAGGCGCCGCAGCCGGGTTCGCCGTTCCGCCCCAGCGTCAGGTTGAGATCCGCCAGCGGAAGCACATCGTTGCCTGTGAGCACACCGGTCGCATCATTGTCGACCAAGATCTCTACAACGAGACGGTGGATGAAATGAAAGAACGTCTCGACCTGTAG